The Methanobacterium lacus genome includes a region encoding these proteins:
- a CDS encoding potassium channel family protein has protein sequence MYVVIMGGGRVGLALASSLVSVGNDVTLIENNLDLCSNAASELDAMVICGNGTDIKTLKEANIADADVFVAATGNDEANLLSCILVKDYKIPKVIARVSNPDHDDAFRKVGIDVVVSPELTAAGYLEKLITRPKIADLIVIGKGNAELLDISVNNKKVIGKKIGEVSPTDNYIIAAIYKNGEIKIPKEGMMLKEGDKISILAKTHAIKEVTKKFTQ, from the coding sequence ATGTACGTGGTTATAATGGGTGGGGGAAGGGTTGGTCTTGCACTGGCATCTTCCCTGGTTTCAGTTGGAAATGATGTAACTTTAATAGAAAACAATTTGGATCTGTGCAGTAATGCAGCGAGTGAATTGGATGCGATGGTCATTTGTGGAAATGGTACCGACATTAAAACGCTCAAGGAAGCTAACATAGCAGATGCTGATGTTTTTGTAGCTGCAACAGGCAATGATGAGGCTAACCTCTTATCATGCATACTAGTGAAGGATTATAAAATACCTAAGGTAATTGCAAGGGTGAGTAACCCTGATCACGATGATGCTTTCCGTAAAGTTGGGATCGATGTTGTTGTGAGTCCTGAACTTACAGCTGCAGGTTACCTTGAAAAGCTGATAACACGTCCGAAAATAGCTGATCTGATTGTTATTGGAAAAGGAAATGCTGAGCTTCTTGATATAAGTGTTAACAACAAGAAGGTTATTGGAAAAAAAATAGGGGAAGTCAGTCCCACAGACAACTACATCATAGCTGCAATTTACAAAAATGGTGAAATAAAAATACCCAAGGAGGGTATGATGTTGAAGGAAGGGGATAAGATATCAATACTTGCCAAGACCCATGCAATCAAGGAAGTAACCAAAAAATTCACACAGTAA
- a CDS encoding CBS domain-containing protein, whose amino-acid sequence MEVKEAMNQGVITVNPESKPLDAFKKMYKEGVRRLFVLDADGDPKGVVSYSDLIGVLGSLRPTNSEMASLSISDIMSEDVMTIDSDNGIEDAANLMVRADVSGLLVLEKDKPVGVITRTDICRMVAAELLVPA is encoded by the coding sequence ATGGAAGTCAAAGAAGCCATGAATCAGGGTGTAATAACTGTTAATCCAGAATCAAAGCCTTTAGATGCATTTAAGAAGATGTATAAGGAAGGTGTGCGGAGACTGTTTGTATTGGATGCTGATGGAGATCCCAAGGGAGTAGTATCCTATTCAGATCTTATAGGAGTTTTAGGTAGTTTAAGACCCACAAATAGTGAAATGGCATCGTTAAGTATATCAGATATTATGTCTGAGGATGTTATGACCATTGATTCAGACAATGGGATAGAAGATGCTGCTAATTTAATGGTTAGGGCAGATGTTTCGGGATTGCTTGTTCTTGAGAAGGATAAACCTGTTGGAGTAATTACTAGAACCGACATCTGTAGAATGGTGGCAGCTGAACTTCTGGTACCTGCATAA
- the nikR gene encoding nickel-responsive transcriptional regulator NikR translates to MRISMSLPKKLLNDFDEVLKDRGYQSRSKGIRDALKDYIVRYQWMNEMEGDRIGILAVIYDHHYTGVMEDLTDIQHDYRDYINAVMHVHMTEKYCLEVIVVKGDVKYIRDLTEKIMRLKGVEHVKLTSTASGEKIE, encoded by the coding sequence ATGCGTATTAGTATGTCACTACCTAAAAAATTACTCAATGATTTTGACGAAGTATTAAAAGACAGGGGTTATCAATCCCGTTCAAAAGGAATAAGAGATGCATTAAAAGATTACATTGTAAGATACCAGTGGATGAATGAAATGGAAGGAGACCGAATTGGAATCCTCGCAGTAATCTACGACCACCATTACACAGGAGTCATGGAGGACCTTACAGATATTCAACATGATTACCGTGATTATATCAACGCAGTGATGCACGTTCACATGACTGAAAAGTACTGTTTAGAAGTCATAGTAGTCAAGGGCGATGTTAAGTACATACGTGATCTTACAGAAAAAATTATGAGATTAAAAGGTGTGGAACACGTTAAACTAACAAGCACTGCCAGTGGAGAAAAAATAGAGTAA
- a CDS encoding Mur ligase family protein — MTELTTSYLANKIDGKLTGPDIVIQGIFTFLNHAKPGDAVIRHWIDEKGVEIARNRGVSCVVTQNPKGDAVKTAQELDFPLIITPKIELANAFALRWSIEKFAPGSIRVVVTGTNGKSTTTHMIQNILNHAGYNCYTNTDSKSEFNTLIDPVVSDQISRFKAKTKKPIDAMVVEVSEVQGWMDKLMKDHAYLMTDAVKPDVLVLTNITMDHIGLINSIEETYAEIYGALAAVEKSCQNNYAVLNYDDPLLRKMAGEIVTCPSIISHGSVEPDFNPDLTVKSDGIHHEDELFLKMEDLPFKSKHFLQNTMAAIGACLALNIDTSAIKAGILSYSPLNRRFSILYQEPLIIDDFAHNPDGITATIKSASEMSEGTLIILFAVRGSRGEVINRLNAEALASALQAVDYSLIITSSSEVVDELNTVHASEIEVVRKVMDEHKLEHTFKEELEDALNYTLNTAKKEDTILLIGAQGMDPAKDILNRIKGPE, encoded by the coding sequence ATGACAGAATTAACAACTTCCTATCTGGCCAATAAAATCGATGGAAAATTAACAGGGCCAGATATAGTTATTCAGGGAATTTTCACCTTCTTAAACCATGCAAAACCTGGAGATGCAGTTATTAGACATTGGATCGATGAAAAGGGTGTGGAAATAGCAAGAAATAGGGGTGTTTCATGTGTTGTTACTCAAAACCCCAAGGGTGATGCCGTGAAAACAGCACAAGAACTTGATTTTCCATTGATAATCACCCCAAAAATTGAACTTGCCAATGCATTTGCACTCAGATGGTCCATTGAAAAATTTGCCCCTGGATCCATACGAGTGGTTGTAACAGGCACCAATGGAAAGTCAACAACAACCCACATGATACAAAACATACTTAATCATGCAGGTTACAACTGTTACACCAACACAGATTCTAAATCTGAATTTAACACCTTGATTGACCCTGTTGTTTCTGATCAAATATCACGTTTCAAAGCAAAAACCAAAAAACCCATTGATGCAATGGTGGTAGAAGTTTCAGAAGTTCAGGGATGGATGGATAAGCTCATGAAAGATCATGCTTACCTAATGACAGATGCAGTTAAACCAGATGTTCTGGTTCTGACCAACATAACCATGGATCATATTGGTCTAATCAATTCCATTGAAGAAACCTACGCCGAGATATACGGAGCCCTGGCTGCAGTAGAAAAATCATGCCAAAATAACTACGCTGTTTTAAATTATGATGATCCGCTTCTAAGAAAAATGGCTGGAGAAATTGTGACCTGTCCAAGCATAATATCCCACGGTTCTGTTGAACCAGATTTTAATCCGGATCTAACTGTTAAATCCGACGGAATACACCATGAAGATGAACTGTTTTTAAAGATGGAAGATCTTCCATTTAAAAGTAAGCACTTCCTACAAAATACAATGGCAGCCATAGGTGCGTGTTTGGCACTGAACATCGATACCAGTGCCATAAAAGCTGGAATTTTGTCTTACAGTCCATTAAACAGAAGATTTTCAATTCTTTACCAAGAACCTTTGATAATAGATGATTTCGCCCACAACCCCGACGGAATCACAGCAACCATTAAAAGCGCCTCTGAAATGTCTGAAGGCACCCTGATTATCTTGTTTGCAGTCCGAGGATCTAGGGGCGAAGTCATAAACCGTTTAAATGCAGAGGCACTTGCATCTGCCCTTCAAGCCGTTGATTACTCCCTGATTATTACAAGCAGTTCTGAAGTTGTTGACGAGTTGAACACTGTTCATGCCTCTGAAATTGAGGTTGTGAGGAAAGTTATGGATGAACATAAACTAGAACACACCTTCAAAGAAGAACTGGAAGATGCCCTAAATTACACCTTGAACACCGCAAAAAAGGAAGATACTATTCTATTAATTGGTGCCCAGGGAATGGATCCTGCTAAGGACATTTTAAACCGGATAAAAGGTCCAGAATAA
- a CDS encoding glycosyltransferase family 4 protein — MNNFNLEIFIFLLAFLSTAIFTYLVKKFLKYADVKDNPIVTEHSHKAGTPTMGGIAILMGVLLIACVYYTNSQLVLTVLIMMVAGIVGLMDDLIGLKTKEIQKVVMNKSAEPVEIGRLTLKNGENARVTTPKAKKDLEELLRTDKVEIIGEAPIKSEIKENEKIASQILVSLFLVASGAVGASVLGFNIGLLIIPVVICGIVGSINSVNLIDGMDGLAAGILGIASIASGLFAFSKGNPMGALPFIVIAGTCFGFLVFNRYPASIFMGDTGSFALGAGYITAAFLGDVVYFAIIALAVPIISVIISLLHRAHVIKLPVEPLHHTLHYKGLSEKKIVAVYWGATIVISGAALFIYNVI; from the coding sequence TTGAACAATTTTAACCTGGAAATCTTCATATTCTTACTCGCATTCTTATCAACTGCAATTTTCACGTATTTGGTTAAAAAATTCTTGAAGTATGCAGATGTAAAAGACAACCCGATAGTTACTGAACACAGCCATAAAGCTGGTACACCCACAATGGGCGGAATTGCCATTCTCATGGGAGTTTTGTTGATTGCATGTGTGTACTACACAAATTCACAGCTTGTTTTAACAGTTTTAATAATGATGGTTGCTGGTATTGTTGGTTTGATGGATGATCTAATAGGCCTCAAAACCAAGGAAATTCAGAAAGTTGTTATGAACAAGAGTGCTGAACCAGTTGAAATTGGAAGATTAACACTCAAAAACGGAGAAAACGCCAGAGTTACCACACCTAAAGCAAAAAAAGATCTTGAAGAGCTTCTTAGAACTGATAAAGTTGAAATCATTGGTGAAGCACCTATAAAAAGTGAGATTAAAGAGAATGAAAAAATAGCATCCCAAATTTTGGTTTCACTCTTCTTAGTTGCTTCAGGAGCTGTTGGTGCTTCAGTTCTTGGTTTCAATATTGGATTGTTGATCATACCCGTGGTGATCTGTGGTATAGTTGGATCAATCAACTCAGTGAATTTGATAGACGGTATGGATGGACTCGCAGCTGGAATACTGGGAATAGCATCAATTGCTTCGGGACTTTTCGCATTTTCCAAGGGAAACCCAATGGGAGCATTACCATTTATAGTAATAGCAGGAACATGCTTCGGTTTCTTGGTGTTCAACAGATATCCTGCATCCATATTCATGGGAGACACAGGTTCCTTTGCCCTTGGTGCTGGATATATTACCGCAGCATTTCTTGGAGACGTCGTATACTTCGCAATCATAGCACTAGCAGTTCCAATAATATCCGTTATCATAAGCCTTCTTCACAGGGCACATGTCATCAAACTGCCTGTTGAACCACTCCACCATACACTGCATTACAAGGGACTGTCCGAAAAGAAGATCGTGGCAGTTTACTGGGGAGCAACCATAGTAATTTCAGGTGCAGCACTCTTCATCTACAACGTGATCTAA
- a CDS encoding ATP-grasp domain-containing protein, whose protein sequence is MKILFIGARLFDDVALYTKQNTIKTIITESNSESPNLKLSDQFFEVSRGMEEPMKIAIQEEVDGVVPLIGVDGPLVDVAKMKEILEKDHGIPVASSGVKAASICADKIKTKQFFVDNSIETPEFFKLSKNNNANLLTKLLSKSPVVLKQGSGQGGSGIKIVSKFEEVGNYFDGFDETLAEKFLEGYEVSIEVLRWNGKTIPLVPVHKGKTTINGLHPLKKVKKAPLDIDGVDNDLNNEEIRKIAIKIADTLNLEGTADIDLIFDMKTGKNYVIEINARPSGTRYITGAATNVYIMQELVKMVSGVWDPSELRDRIKNYSSIEVPVGSYSSSKNNYKFREFSGENSWIIHGPENHERITIRGDSMANAVKTAEDLKILLE, encoded by the coding sequence ATGAAGATACTTTTTATAGGCGCACGTTTGTTCGACGATGTAGCACTTTACACCAAACAAAATACAATTAAAACCATTATAACCGAATCTAATTCTGAATCACCAAATCTTAAACTTTCAGACCAATTTTTTGAAGTTTCGAGGGGAATGGAAGAACCCATGAAAATTGCTATTCAAGAAGAAGTTGATGGAGTGGTTCCCCTGATAGGTGTTGATGGTCCGCTTGTTGATGTTGCAAAGATGAAAGAAATCCTTGAAAAAGACCATGGCATCCCAGTAGCAAGTTCAGGTGTTAAAGCCGCTTCAATCTGTGCAGATAAAATTAAAACCAAACAATTCTTTGTTGATAACAGTATTGAAACCCCTGAATTTTTTAAACTCTCAAAAAACAACAATGCTAATTTATTAACGAAACTACTATCTAAATCCCCAGTTGTGCTGAAACAGGGCAGTGGCCAGGGCGGATCAGGCATCAAAATCGTTTCAAAGTTTGAAGAAGTTGGAAACTACTTCGATGGCTTTGATGAAACATTGGCAGAAAAATTTCTGGAAGGGTACGAAGTATCCATCGAAGTATTGAGATGGAATGGAAAAACCATTCCACTGGTTCCAGTTCACAAGGGAAAAACAACTATAAATGGTTTGCACCCCCTAAAAAAGGTTAAAAAAGCACCTCTAGATATTGATGGTGTTGACAATGATTTAAATAACGAAGAGATCCGGAAAATAGCCATTAAAATTGCAGATACCCTCAATTTAGAGGGAACTGCCGACATCGACCTGATATTCGACATGAAAACCGGAAAAAATTATGTGATTGAAATCAATGCAAGGCCGAGCGGAACTCGCTACATAACTGGTGCTGCAACCAATGTTTATATCATGCAAGAACTCGTGAAGATGGTTTCTGGTGTGTGGGATCCCTCTGAACTAAGGGACAGGATCAAAAATTATTCTTCCATCGAAGTACCAGTTGGAAGTTACAGCTCTTCTAAGAACAACTACAAATTCAGGGAATTTAGTGGTGAAAATTCATGGATAATTCATGGTCCAGAAAACCATGAACGCATCACGATCAGGGGCGATTCAATGGCCAACGCAGTTAAAACTGCCGAGGATTTGAAAATTTTATTGGAGTAG
- a CDS encoding 50S ribosomal protein L11 methyltransferase — protein sequence MTLVNTPYHHNLRSDYERLAGFFEAIKEKSKGTVFDLGTGSGVLSSWAAQYADKVVAVEINRTTSKIAQRNLEAFNNVEVVNADASKYQFSTKADVIICEMLDTALIDEEQVPVLNSALKYLKEDGVIIPCGIINCIEPVESSCEHISYEEDGFPKNSVLGDPIFYSKLMFSKPVEPKFKQMFMIKINRKGIVNGLKLTTFTLITEKIICGPTPMLNPPLIIPLKKINVVENDMLEVNLSYEMGGGLESVRARAEKIHPKP from the coding sequence ATGACACTTGTAAACACTCCGTATCACCACAACTTAAGATCTGATTATGAAAGGTTGGCAGGATTCTTCGAAGCCATCAAAGAAAAATCTAAGGGCACAGTTTTTGATCTTGGAACAGGTTCGGGTGTTCTATCTTCGTGGGCAGCACAGTATGCAGATAAGGTTGTGGCTGTAGAAATTAACAGAACAACCTCAAAAATTGCCCAAAGAAATCTTGAAGCCTTCAACAATGTTGAGGTAGTGAATGCCGATGCAAGTAAGTATCAATTCAGTACCAAGGCAGATGTTATAATCTGTGAAATGCTTGACACAGCACTCATAGATGAAGAACAGGTACCTGTACTCAACTCAGCACTCAAGTACTTGAAGGAAGATGGGGTGATAATTCCATGTGGAATTATTAACTGTATAGAACCAGTTGAATCATCATGTGAACATATATCTTATGAAGAAGATGGTTTTCCTAAAAATTCTGTTCTTGGAGATCCAATATTCTACAGTAAACTAATGTTCAGCAAACCTGTTGAACCCAAGTTCAAGCAAATGTTTATGATCAAGATCAACAGAAAAGGAATAGTTAATGGATTGAAGTTAACAACATTCACTTTAATAACTGAAAAGATTATCTGCGGACCAACACCCATGTTAAATCCCCCTCTAATAATTCCTCTGAAGAAAATTAATGTGGTTGAAAATGATATGCTGGAAGTTAATCTGAGTTATGAAATGGGCGGAGGACTGGAAAGTGTTAGAGCAAGAGCTGAAAAAATTCATCCAAAACCATGA
- the hycI gene encoding hydrogenase maturation peptidase HycI, with product MLEQELKKFIQNHENIIFLCIGNEMRGDDAAGPIIAEKFGQEIQKHPDKYLMMSVVNAGTVPENYTGMIRSKQPSHIIFVDAVEMGLDPGSLRLVHQDEIASYSISTHAMPLSFMIKYLKSFSDAEIILIGIQPKSLEMFEEISEELKEGIESLMIELIRIFQCQDP from the coding sequence GTGTTAGAGCAAGAGCTGAAAAAATTCATCCAAAACCATGAAAATATCATATTTCTATGCATTGGCAACGAAATGCGGGGAGATGATGCAGCAGGACCCATCATAGCCGAAAAATTCGGCCAGGAAATTCAGAAACATCCAGATAAGTATCTGATGATGAGTGTGGTGAATGCAGGCACAGTACCTGAAAATTACACCGGAATGATACGATCCAAACAGCCCTCACACATCATATTCGTTGATGCCGTTGAAATGGGCCTTGATCCTGGAAGTTTAAGACTGGTTCATCAGGATGAAATTGCAAGTTACAGCATATCCACCCATGCAATGCCACTATCGTTCATGATAAAATATTTGAAATCATTTTCTGATGCTGAAATAATATTGATTGGAATACAACCCAAATCCCTTGAAATGTTTGAAGAAATCTCTGAAGAACTTAAAGAAGGTATTGAATCCTTGATGATAGAACTTATAAGGATTTTTCAGTGTCAAGATCCATGA
- the cobQ gene encoding cobyric acid synthase CobQ, whose amino-acid sequence MIQGTSSNAGKSVAVTALCRIFAKRGYKVAPFKSQNMSLNSYTTNEDAEIAMAQVLQAEAAGVEPSYNMNPILLKPKEDFISQVIVHGKPAGDMNFYHYQNNFRQEALAAIESSINALKEDYDVIVIEGAGSPAEINMLDKDLANMQIARMADADVILVADIDRGGVFASIAGTFSLLPEEDRNRIKGIIINKFRGNLDILMPGIRQIEEIVGVPVLGVLPYDDDLKLPEEDSASLSEHKYRGDGDVVIGVLRLPRISNFTDIDPLEYEPDVTIKLIEMDDEIGDVDALILPGTRNSVSDLVALKKSGHADKIVELSKKIPVFGICGGYQILGTMIHDEDHQESKHGTVEGLGLLDIETRFGEVEKVITQSNGILTGKGMFKDLEGELVEGYELHEGTSSINNSQALIKIVKGFGNDSKGYDGAVNGLVSGTYLHGIFHNFKFRRTFTDHVRSSKGMEKLGFGTDDFEDMKRSSIERLANIFEENVDMSIIDAKLVDIQR is encoded by the coding sequence ATGATACAGGGAACATCATCAAATGCAGGTAAAAGTGTTGCAGTAACTGCCCTGTGCAGAATATTTGCTAAAAGAGGCTATAAAGTTGCTCCATTTAAGTCACAGAACATGTCCCTAAATTCATACACAACCAATGAAGATGCTGAAATTGCAATGGCCCAAGTACTGCAGGCAGAAGCAGCAGGTGTGGAACCATCATATAATATGAACCCCATTCTGCTCAAACCAAAGGAAGATTTTATTTCCCAGGTTATAGTGCATGGAAAACCTGCAGGAGACATGAACTTCTACCATTACCAGAACAACTTCAGGCAAGAAGCACTCGCAGCAATAGAAAGTTCCATCAATGCATTGAAGGAAGATTACGATGTTATAGTCATCGAAGGTGCAGGATCACCGGCAGAAATTAACATGCTTGATAAAGACCTTGCAAACATGCAAATAGCTAGGATGGCTGATGCAGATGTAATATTAGTTGCAGATATTGACAGGGGCGGAGTTTTTGCATCCATAGCAGGTACATTCTCCTTACTTCCAGAGGAGGACAGGAACAGGATCAAGGGAATTATCATCAACAAGTTCAGGGGTAATTTGGACATTTTAATGCCTGGAATCAGGCAGATAGAAGAAATTGTGGGAGTTCCAGTTTTGGGTGTACTGCCCTACGATGATGATCTGAAACTTCCTGAAGAGGATTCAGCATCGTTGTCAGAACACAAGTATCGTGGAGATGGTGATGTTGTAATAGGTGTTCTAAGACTTCCAAGAATATCTAACTTCACAGACATAGATCCACTTGAATACGAACCAGATGTAACAATTAAGCTAATTGAAATGGATGATGAAATTGGAGATGTGGACGCACTAATACTGCCAGGAACCAGAAACAGTGTGAGCGACCTTGTTGCCCTTAAAAAATCTGGACATGCCGATAAAATCGTTGAACTATCCAAAAAAATACCAGTATTTGGGATATGTGGAGGTTACCAGATTTTGGGAACCATGATCCACGATGAAGATCACCAAGAATCCAAACACGGCACTGTGGAAGGTCTGGGTTTGCTGGACATTGAAACCAGGTTTGGTGAAGTTGAAAAGGTAATCACCCAAAGTAATGGTATTTTAACTGGGAAAGGAATGTTTAAAGATCTAGAGGGAGAACTTGTTGAGGGTTATGAACTTCACGAAGGCACAAGTTCCATTAATAACTCCCAAGCCCTCATAAAAATTGTGAAGGGATTTGGTAATGATTCAAAGGGTTACGATGGTGCAGTGAATGGTTTGGTCTCTGGAACCTATCTCCATGGAATTTTCCATAATTTCAAGTTCAGAAGAACCTTCACTGATCACGTTAGAAGCAGTAAAGGGATGGAAAAATTAGGATTTGGAACCGATGACTTCGAAGACATGAAAAGATCTTCAATCGAAAGACTGGCAAATATCTTCGAAGAAAATGTGGATATGAGTATCATCGATGCAAAATTAGTTGATATCCAAAGGTAA